The genomic interval CGCTACAACGCAGATTATAGAAGATGATGCTGTGGAGCATTCATTTGATCTTCAAACAAACTATGTCTATCGTGAAGCTTGTTTTCACTGTGATGAGCTGTTTCCAAATCAACAGGACCTTATTGATCATTTATATACTATTCTTTATGCTAAGAAAGCGCAGATTCCAACAGAAACTACAGAAAAGAGAGAAATAACACAAGTAGAAAAatcaaaagataaaaataaagaaatattacaaaaaaacgtACTTGTGAGTTCAGATTTAGTGATGGAAAATAAAGTAAATGAATCGAAGAGCATCTATAGTTGTCCAATTTGCTCTTACTATTTCAATGAAGAAATGTTTTGTAAAAACCATGCTATGGTTAAACATAAAGCATTGAAAAACATGCAAATAGATAAGTCATTGTTTAATCCCATGTGTAAGTTTTGTGATTTGAAACTTGATGATATATTGTCATACAATACCCATTTGCGGAAAAGCCAtaaaattgaaatgctgaaaCCAGTCAAtagtaataatttacttttatctAAAGCTTGCATTGTAGATTTCAATCCCAAACATGAACATTTTACCACATTTGTACAAAATTCTAAGAGCCTACATCATGAGAAgcctatttataataatattcaaattttggtttcaaaaattatactttttaaatGTTCGGAATgcaatattaattttttgactTCTGACGCCGCTTTCAAACATTTGGAACATTTATGTTTTGAAACAAATTGGGAATGTACAAATTGTCACCGACTTTTCAAAGATAAAGATGCCAAGATTCATCAAAAACAACATCAGTATTCcgaatattttgtaataataaaagtacTTGCAGAAGTTCAGCCTACAATTTTGTATAAATGTCCCATGTGTGCTGTGCATTATAGCAAAGAAAAAATTTCAGATCATTGCGATATTTGCGATTCTGAACAGTCTCGATCATCTGACTCATCATATTGTAAATTTTGCGACATTTTCGTAGAATCTAGCATTAAAACAAGTCACGATAATGACCATAATTTAAGAAATTTTACACCGTCTGATattgaaatcattaatttagAATCATCTGTTATAAAGAATGGTAACAAGAATCATAACGAAAATTCCCTGGACGATTCACATAAAGAAGAAAAGTCTTTTTTACCAGATTCCATTCCAATTGGTCTTGGAAATTCTGCCGATACAAAAGTTGATAACAAAATATGTGAAGATGCCACGAGAATATCAAAGTTTGGCGTTTCTGCAAAAAAACAGTTAAGTTATAACTTTTGTAATGTATGCAAATGCAACATAAGCAGAGTTTTTAAAAAAGATGTTCATCTCAAATCGCTTtgcgtaaatattttaaaatatatatgcaAGTTTTGTGGGCTGATGTTTTCCAATAAGTCAATAATTTCGCACAAAAAGTGGCATCAACAATACAAGACTTTAAAACTGCAAGACATAACATTCTATAGTATGCAGACTAACAAGATAATCAAACCTCTAATACCAGAATTTCCTAAATGTGAGTTATgtgaaaaacattttatttcaaagGTCGAGGTCATAGGACATCTATGTGATATAAATGATTATCTCATATGTTCTGTCTGCAAAACTAAATTCTCGGAATCAGCTTACAAATTACACATACCATTTCatagttacaaattaaaaaataaaactaataaacttatttataaaatcaaAACTTGTAAAGAACGAAATGAGGGTAATAAGAGTATTTCAGAAATGGATGAAATAATGCCAATTATTTATACATGTAAAAATTGTAATGTATCTTTAAGCACCTATGATGATGTAATAGAACATTGCCATTTACATACAAACCTCAACAAAGTGGATTTGAATGGTATTGAATGTGCAATTTGCCAATTGAAATTTGACAACTCATCCTTTAACAAACATGTAGAATTGCAtaaagattttgaaaatatagaaTTTACACGCTTTAATTTTGATGTATCGTATTTTGGGTCTAATAAGTGGTTAAAACATATCTTTAAATCGCTATGCAAAGATGAAGTAAATAAACTAATTAAAGATTCAAtatacaaatatgaaactagAATTAAAATGCAAGTTATACAAGAAGGTCCATCCAATTTAACgatttataaatgtgaaaaatgtGATTGTATTATTGATTCTAATTCTACTTATGGTCATATAGTAACTTGCTGTCCAAATTCTGAAATGAGTGATTGCACTTTTTGTGATTTATCTTTTGCTTGCAGTGTAACTAGAAATATTCATGAGAAAACTCATTTGACACCTGAGATAACCGTTAAGTCTTATAGAATAGTTATGTTTAATCGGCAACAAgatcataatataaattataacataTCGAACATTAAAAAATGCTATGTTTTATATGAATGTAGGTTCTGCCATGTACTTGTAGAAAATTACGATTATGTTTACCATGTATGTTTCCGAAATGATtctaaaaaatgtaatttttgtgGTTTACTAATTTGCGCGGAAAACTTGGATGAACACATTTTGAAACATAAACTAATTCCgagttttaatgaaaataaaattaaagtggtTTTACTCGGTAACAAAACCGAGGAAAACAATATTTTGCAAGGACACAATATATTGTTACCAACCTTTAATGGAATCGTGTGCGattatacattttataaatGTATTGATTGTGAAGTATGCATAAGAGATGCGCGGAATACGGTTCACCATTCTTGTCTTATTGATGCTGCGAAGTctcaatgtacaaaatgtgaTTTAATATTTGATGAAGGGAAACTAAAAGGACATTTAAAATTACACGACACAGACCCCGATTTCACTAAAGAAACGATACTGGTGAAACCATTTACTAATCGCAAACAAAGTAAAAATGTTGataaacctaaaaaaaatttggctgttgaaatagaaaaaaatgacAAGAATAGCAATGAAAATATGAAGCATATTatttcaaatgaaaataaaataaccaaATTATATAAATGTTCCTGTGGTGTACACTATGTGCAACAATCATCATTACAAGAACATATTAAAAAATGCTCTGGCAAGAATAAAAGTAAGCAAAGTATTCAGATCTGTTTCAAATGTGGTCTAAGTTTCACGTCAGATGTATTATTTAGACATTTACTCGAACACCATGGAGACAAAAATGTTGTATTTAAATATGAAATAGTTGAAAATCCAGGGGATGGATAACACAgcagctaaaaataaaaacaatgcaGCTTGAGTGTAGCTTGAAATAGTAATCATATTCTTATAATGGTGCAATAGATTATTTACTattctaatattaatattatattattgcaaCTGTGTGTTGTACGTGATGCAAAGCAAATGGGATTGTATGCGTAGGAGCCTAGGGAAATTAAGCATTCTCAGTTTTTCTGAAAAAACTGCCATAAGTACCTTATATTATAACAAGTAATAAGCTCCCAAGTGGCCCAAGGGTCAGTTTTACTCGAGTCGGATGTCCTCTTCCCTACCTAATCTATGATTGGTAATAATCTATCCTTTTGAAGTGAATTTCCTTAACCACCATACTTACTAAAAAGTACATCACATAATATAGTTACATACAAACTGTTCTGGGGTATATAATTACTGtaatttttgattaattaaaaatttaaaactatcgtttatatttatatattaataatatgtaaggtTTTAAGCTAATACCTTTGCTACCTATTTGGTGTGATAATTACTTAGTAATTATATTCATTTTGTACAATTTCtatgaaataattaatagttaGGTATAAGGCAGTGCCCATTATTATAATTGTAGGAATATagtatttttaatgttaacaaTGAAGTATTTTTTTGTTCTATCTTTGTTATTCTTTTTTTCTATACACCTACTAATGATGTCATCGACTTCTTCCGTATAGAATTTAAAAGCCGGTGGGAttttttgatttaccgggacaaaaagtaggagcctatatccttctccgggatgcaattAGTTATCTATGTTCAAAATCTGTTACCagtggatgggccatgaaaaagtaacagacagatactttagcctttataatattagtatgggtaggtataggtagataatCTAGAGATATCCTAGTGGACATACTTACAGGACCTAGATCCgtttcaatattcaatctatctgtaatctgaagataggtacctaagtaacaacgttatttgtcaaaaaagactacagatcgttcactataactttacccctgccgtcatgttggcaccattgctttgtatgctttattccttagaacttagggttcattattgtgtgatttgcaatggtgccaacataacgtcaggggaaaagttacAGTGAACCTCAGAACACAGTGAACGGTCTGTACACAATTTTTCATATAAATAACGGCGTTGTTAAGTAATTTATCTACAGATTAAAAATAGATTGGATATTGAAAACGGGCGATAGAGTTTGGAGGGTGGCGACCTCTACATCTGATGTCAATCCTAGggtgttttatgtttttattttaatagggtatttgacagcatataaaatatacagtgccacaaggctctcttggcacttgaatgacattgggGCGCTgctggagaacaaaggcttagaatattccaggaatattcaaacaagaacaaaggggacacttgacggcaacgttagttccgattttcgccacgcgccaatatggccttgtcgcactgtaggatCTATTGATGGCATCCGTATTGAACATGAATTAGGGAAACCAATCAGTTAAGAAAAATACGAGATTATTTTAAGAgaaaatcgacaaataaaatgattttttgtctACTTTAGTCACGTGATCGTTACCGGCTGTGATTGGCCGAGTGGTTGATGACGTCAACTGTTCGTAAACAGTTGCGCGTATGGTATGGCATAGTCTTACGAACAGGTGTCGTCGTAAAATTATTTGGCCcaaccttggatgaatgattacccaacaacttttaaaatattggaaaaaccggttcattaaatcggccataaatcATAAACGGTAAGtt from Maniola hyperantus chromosome 4, iAphHyp1.2, whole genome shotgun sequence carries:
- the LOC117997111 gene encoding zinc finger protein 91-like — encoded protein: MAEDIDIEEHDLLQNPIIQRIFPDLSVLKQEIMDVDEGFPEKVTNSKETDKNIKMDKNILINKIQFTDNINVSDTTQSHFACSFHRKIILGSKPSKEIKNLTSDLKVMLQNIRPYLIRTKRFCDKCLILFPNKGSLNDHKSSVHTILECNSKQNYPLNPTYKKSYKCSLCQGEYSAKCSLRRHERNIHKIDQRYNKYATTQIIEDDAVEHSFDLQTNYVYREACFHCDELFPNQQDLIDHLYTILYAKKAQIPTETTEKREITQVEKSKDKNKEILQKNVLVSSDLVMENKVNESKSIYSCPICSYYFNEEMFCKNHAMVKHKALKNMQIDKSLFNPMCKFCDLKLDDILSYNTHLRKSHKIEMLKPVNSNNLLLSKACIVDFNPKHEHFTTFVQNSKSLHHEKPIYNNIQILVSKIILFKCSECNINFLTSDAAFKHLEHLCFETNWECTNCHRLFKDKDAKIHQKQHQYSEYFVIIKVLAEVQPTILYKCPMCAVHYSKEKISDHCDICDSEQSRSSDSSYCKFCDIFVESSIKTSHDNDHNLRNFTPSDIEIINLESSVIKNGNKNHNENSLDDSHKEEKSFLPDSIPIGLGNSADTKVDNKICEDATRISKFGVSAKKQLSYNFCNVCKCNISRVFKKDVHLKSLCVNILKYICKFCGLMFSNKSIISHKKWHQQYKTLKLQDITFYSMQTNKIIKPLIPEFPKCELCEKHFISKVEVIGHLCDINDYLICSVCKTKFSESAYKLHIPFHSYKLKNKTNKLIYKIKTCKERNEGNKSISEMDEIMPIIYTCKNCNVSLSTYDDVIEHCHLHTNLNKVDLNGIECAICQLKFDNSSFNKHVELHKDFENIEFTRFNFDVSYFGSNKWLKHIFKSLCKDEVNKLIKDSIYKYETRIKMQVIQEGPSNLTIYKCEKCDCIIDSNSTYGHIVTCCPNSEMSDCTFCDLSFACSVTRNIHEKTHLTPEITVKSYRIVMFNRQQDHNINYNISNIKKCYVLYECRFCHVLVENYDYVYHVCFRNDSKKCNFCGLLICAENLDEHILKHKLIPSFNENKIKVVLLGNKTEENNILQGHNILLPTFNGIVCDYTFYKCIDCEVCIRDARNTVHHSCLIDAAKSQCTKCDLIFDEGKLKGHLKLHDTDPDFTKETILVKPFTNRKQSKNVDKPKKNLAVEIEKNDKNSNENMKHIISNENKITKLYKCSCGVHYVQQSSLQEHIKKCSGKNKSKQSIQICFKCGLSFTSDVLFRHLLEHHGDKNVVFKYEIVENPGDG